One part of the Methylobacterium terrae genome encodes these proteins:
- a CDS encoding 3-keto-5-aminohexanoate cleavage protein has translation MNPVVIAVAITGSVPRKKDNPAVPTTVAEQVESTHQAFEAGATLVHIHVRNDDESPSSDPDKFAAVQEGVRKHCPGMIVQFSTGGRGRDPSARGLSLVHRPDMASLSTGSVNFPSIVYENHATLVNDLAGSMHKHGIRPEIEIFDLSHIHGAKRLIEEGLMDAHPHVQFVMGVKNAMPADEHLLDILLAETRRVIPGATWTAAGIGREQARVMGWALARGADAVRTGLEDNVRVSKDRLAASNAELVSLAAEMVTRNNRKVATPAEARALLHLKPVA, from the coding sequence ATGAACCCCGTCGTCATCGCGGTCGCGATCACCGGCTCGGTCCCGCGCAAGAAGGACAACCCGGCGGTGCCCACCACCGTCGCCGAGCAGGTCGAGTCCACCCACCAGGCCTTCGAGGCCGGCGCCACCCTCGTGCACATCCACGTGCGCAACGACGACGAGTCGCCCTCCTCCGACCCGGACAAGTTCGCGGCGGTCCAGGAGGGTGTGCGCAAGCACTGCCCCGGCATGATCGTGCAGTTCTCGACCGGCGGCCGCGGCCGCGACCCGAGCGCGCGCGGGCTCTCGCTGGTGCACCGGCCCGACATGGCCTCGCTCTCGACCGGCTCGGTCAACTTCCCGAGCATCGTCTACGAGAACCACGCGACGCTCGTGAACGACCTCGCCGGCTCGATGCACAAGCATGGCATCCGGCCCGAGATCGAGATCTTCGACCTCTCGCACATCCACGGCGCCAAGCGGCTGATCGAGGAGGGGCTGATGGACGCCCATCCGCACGTTCAGTTCGTGATGGGCGTGAAGAACGCGATGCCGGCCGACGAGCACCTGCTCGACATCCTGCTCGCCGAGACCCGCCGGGTGATCCCGGGCGCGACCTGGACCGCCGCCGGCATCGGCCGCGAGCAGGCCCGCGTGATGGGCTGGGCGCTCGCCCGCGGCGCCGACGCGGTCCGCACCGGGCTGGAGGACAACGTCCGGGTGAGCAAGGACCGGCTGGCGGCGAGCAACGCCGAGCTGGTCTCGCTCGCCGCCGAGATGGTGACGCGGAACAACCGCAAGGTCGCGACCCCGGCCGAGGCCCGCGCCCTCCTCCACCTGAAGCCCGTGGCCTGA
- a CDS encoding class-II fumarase/aspartase family protein, whose product MTLSALDSALLGPLFATDAMRAVFADEARVAAMLRAEAALARAQSQAGLVPASLAPAIEGIAPKALDPAALGRRTAVSGVPVIPFVKAVQGALPPELEPAFHKATTTQDIADTALVLQVRDALDLVAADLRAILDGLSAIARQHRETPCVGRTYGQHAAPVTFGFKAAIWALGIAEVAALLPALRERVLTASLGGPVGTLAGLGEKAEAVGDGFAAALGLHPDLAPWHTRRARIAETGAFLALLTGALAKFATDVAHLATTEVAEVAEPYVPGRGGSSAMPHKRNPVSSTVILSAFGAAKGASLTLLDGMAAAHERPAGAWHAEWHALPTLFGLASGALREARSLAQGLVPDPERMRRNLDVTQGLLFADAAASRLGPVLGAKAAHALVEEAAGAVRDGRGSLQEVLRARPETAGADLDAAFDLSPAIRAGARTADRALAEVSRLAAFLHAA is encoded by the coding sequence ATGACGCTCTCGGCCCTCGACTCCGCCCTGCTCGGGCCCCTCTTCGCCACGGACGCGATGCGCGCCGTCTTCGCCGACGAGGCCCGGGTGGCGGCGATGCTGCGGGCCGAGGCGGCCCTGGCGCGGGCGCAAAGCCAGGCCGGCCTGGTGCCGGCCTCGCTCGCCCCCGCGATAGAGGGGATCGCCCCGAAGGCCCTCGACCCCGCGGCGCTCGGCCGGCGCACCGCGGTCTCGGGCGTGCCGGTGATCCCGTTCGTGAAGGCGGTGCAGGGCGCGCTTCCCCCCGAGCTGGAGCCCGCCTTCCACAAGGCCACCACCACCCAGGACATCGCCGACACCGCCCTGGTGCTCCAGGTCCGCGACGCCCTCGACCTCGTCGCGGCCGACCTCCGGGCGATCCTCGACGGGCTGTCGGCCATCGCCCGCCAGCACCGCGAGACCCCGTGCGTCGGGCGCACCTACGGCCAGCACGCCGCTCCCGTCACCTTCGGCTTCAAGGCGGCGATCTGGGCGCTCGGCATCGCCGAGGTGGCGGCCCTGCTCCCCGCCCTGCGCGAGCGGGTGCTCACCGCCTCGCTCGGCGGCCCCGTCGGCACGCTCGCCGGCCTCGGCGAGAAGGCCGAGGCCGTCGGCGACGGCTTCGCCGCAGCCCTCGGCCTGCACCCGGACCTCGCGCCCTGGCACACGCGGCGCGCCCGCATCGCCGAGACCGGTGCCTTCCTCGCCCTGCTGACGGGGGCGCTCGCCAAGTTCGCGACCGACGTGGCGCATCTCGCCACCACCGAAGTGGCCGAGGTGGCCGAGCCCTACGTGCCGGGTCGCGGCGGCTCCTCGGCGATGCCGCACAAGCGCAACCCCGTCTCCTCGACGGTGATCCTGTCCGCCTTCGGCGCCGCCAAGGGCGCGAGCCTGACGCTGCTCGACGGCATGGCGGCGGCGCACGAGCGCCCGGCCGGCGCCTGGCACGCCGAATGGCACGCCCTGCCGACGCTGTTCGGCCTCGCCTCGGGCGCGTTACGCGAGGCGCGCAGCCTCGCGCAGGGGCTGGTGCCCGACCCCGAGCGGATGCGCCGCAACCTCGACGTGACGCAGGGGCTGCTCTTCGCCGACGCCGCGGCGAGCCGGCTCGGCCCGGTCCTCGGCGCCAAGGCCGCCCACGCCCTGGTGGAAGAGGCGGCGGGTGCCGTGCGCGACGGCCGGGGCTCGCTCCAGGAGGTCTTGCGCGCCCGGCCCGAGACGGCGGGCGCCGACCTCGACGCCGCCTTCGACTTGAGCCCCGCCATCCGCGCCGGGGCCCGCACCGCCGACCGGGCGCTGGCGGAGGTCTCGCGCCTCGCGGCCTTCCTGCACGCTGCCTGA
- the pcaD gene encoding 3-oxoadipate enol-lactonase: protein MPQIEANGTLLNYELSGPSGAPVVAFSNSLGTSLAMWDPLVPYLRGRYRILRYDTRGHGASGVRDQRAEVEDLADDLVGLLDALDIRRAHVVGLSLGGMTGQAAASRHPGRVISLTLMATAAFMPSEASWNERAELVRQKGTAAIVEATMTRWFTPDFPASNPDAVAPVREQFTGTDAAGYAVCCNAIGRMDLRPVLDRITAPTLVIAGRDDPATPPAMAEEICAGIPQAELVILPKAAHLLSVEQPAATAAHLLGFLDRHREASDTATGAVAFEAGLTNRKSVLGEAHVERSLKGAGDFAGPWQDFITRTAWGEVWGDPRIPWKTRSFVTLAMMVALGREEEFKLHVRPALRNGVTVSELQALLIQTAIYAGVPAANGAFRWAREVLGDELA from the coding sequence ATGCCCCAGATCGAGGCCAACGGTACCCTTCTGAACTACGAGCTCTCCGGCCCGAGCGGCGCACCGGTGGTGGCGTTCTCCAACTCGCTCGGCACCTCGCTGGCGATGTGGGACCCGCTGGTGCCCTACCTGCGGGGCCGCTACCGGATCCTGCGCTACGACACCCGCGGGCACGGCGCCTCGGGGGTGCGCGACCAGCGCGCCGAGGTCGAGGATCTCGCCGACGACCTCGTCGGCCTGCTCGACGCGCTCGACATCCGCCGCGCCCACGTCGTCGGCCTGTCGCTCGGCGGCATGACCGGCCAGGCGGCGGCGAGCCGCCATCCGGGCCGGGTGATCAGCCTGACCCTGATGGCCACCGCCGCCTTCATGCCGAGCGAGGCGTCGTGGAACGAGCGCGCCGAGCTGGTGCGGCAGAAGGGCACGGCGGCGATCGTCGAGGCGACGATGACTCGCTGGTTCACGCCCGACTTCCCCGCCTCGAACCCGGACGCGGTCGCCCCCGTGCGCGAGCAGTTCACCGGCACCGATGCGGCCGGCTACGCGGTGTGCTGCAACGCCATCGGCCGCATGGACCTGCGCCCGGTCCTCGACCGCATCACGGCGCCGACCCTGGTGATCGCCGGGCGCGACGACCCGGCGACGCCGCCCGCCATGGCGGAGGAGATCTGCGCCGGCATCCCGCAGGCCGAATTGGTGATCCTGCCGAAGGCCGCGCACCTGCTGTCCGTCGAGCAGCCGGCGGCGACCGCCGCCCACCTCCTCGGCTTCCTCGACCGGCACCGCGAGGCGTCCGACACCGCCACCGGCGCGGTCGCGTTCGAGGCGGGCCTCACGAACCGCAAGAGCGTGCTCGGCGAGGCCCATGTCGAGCGCTCGCTGAAGGGCGCCGGGGACTTCGCCGGGCCGTGGCAGGACTTCATCACCCGCACCGCCTGGGGCGAGGTCTGGGGCGACCCGCGCATCCCGTGGAAGACCCGCTCCTTCGTGACCCTCGCCATGATGGTGGCGCTCGGCCGCGAGGAGGAGTTCAAGCTCCACGTCCGGCCGGCCCTGCGCAACGGCGTCACGGTCTCCGAACTGCAGGCGCTGCTGATCCAGACCGCGATCTATGCCGGCGTGCCGGCGGCGAACGGCGCCTTCCGCTGGGCCCGCGAGGTGCTGGGCGACGAACTCGCCTGA
- a CDS encoding TetR family transcriptional regulator — MDAVTPRASSRTKDPERTRADILAVATEEFSAFGLSGARVDAIAERTRTSKRMIYYYFGSKEGLYLAVLEKAYADIRQVEADLDLGNLCPAEAIRRLVEFTFEYDEAHPDFIRLVAIENIHRAEHLSGSETIRGLNLGVIQTITDIVARGQAEGVFRADVDPLDVHLMISALCFFRVSNRHTFGAIFSVDLDAPDLRSRHKRMVGDAVIGMLALR; from the coding sequence ATGGACGCCGTCACGCCCCGCGCCTCCTCCCGCACCAAGGATCCCGAGCGGACCCGGGCCGACATCCTGGCGGTCGCGACCGAGGAGTTCTCCGCCTTCGGGCTCAGCGGCGCCCGGGTCGACGCGATCGCGGAGCGCACCCGCACGTCGAAGCGGATGATCTACTACTATTTCGGCAGCAAGGAGGGCCTGTACCTCGCGGTGCTGGAGAAGGCCTATGCCGACATCCGCCAGGTCGAGGCCGACCTCGACCTCGGCAACCTCTGCCCCGCCGAGGCGATCCGCCGGCTCGTCGAGTTCACCTTCGAGTACGACGAGGCCCATCCGGACTTCATCCGCCTCGTCGCGATCGAGAACATCCACCGCGCCGAGCACCTGTCGGGCTCCGAGACGATCCGCGGCCTCAATCTCGGGGTGATCCAGACCATCACCGACATCGTCGCCCGCGGGCAGGCAGAGGGGGTGTTTCGCGCCGACGTCGATCCCCTCGACGTCCACCTGATGATCAGCGCGCTCTGCTTCTTCCGGGTCTCGAACCGCCACACCTTCGGGGCGATCTTCTCGGTCGACCTCGACGCGCCGGACCTGCGCTCTCGACACAAGCGGATGGTCGGCGACGCGGTGATCGGGATGCTGGCGCTGCGCTGA
- a CDS encoding SDR family NAD(P)-dependent oxidoreductase: protein MAAGNTAAGNTASGDAAGAGKVALVTGAARGIGLAAAKLFLEEGWRVALLDIDGDAQARAAAELDRPDDAMALAADVADPEAVAGAVASVEARFGRLDALVNNAGTAVFKPLLDTTHAEWARVLAVNLTGPFLCVQAAAPVMARSGGGAVVNITSISGQRASTLRVAYGTSKAALKHLTKQQAVELAHLGIRVNAVAPGPVDTAMAKKVHSPAIRADYHDAVPLNRYGLEREIADAIVYLCGPRASYVTGQTLAVDGGFDAAGIGLPTLRRDLDAAGR from the coding sequence ATGGCAGCAGGGAACACGGCAGCAGGGAACACGGCATCAGGCGACGCGGCGGGGGCAGGCAAGGTCGCCCTGGTCACCGGGGCGGCGCGGGGCATCGGGCTCGCCGCAGCCAAGCTCTTCCTGGAGGAGGGCTGGCGCGTCGCGCTCCTCGACATCGACGGCGACGCGCAGGCGCGCGCGGCGGCGGAACTCGACCGGCCCGACGACGCGATGGCGCTCGCCGCCGACGTCGCCGACCCCGAGGCGGTGGCCGGAGCGGTCGCGTCCGTGGAGGCCCGGTTCGGCCGGCTCGACGCCCTCGTCAACAATGCTGGCACCGCGGTGTTCAAGCCGCTACTCGACACGACCCACGCCGAGTGGGCCCGGGTGCTCGCCGTAAACCTGACCGGCCCGTTCCTGTGCGTGCAGGCGGCCGCGCCCGTGATGGCGCGGAGCGGCGGCGGCGCCGTCGTCAACATCACGTCGATCTCGGGCCAGCGCGCCTCGACCCTGCGGGTCGCCTACGGCACCAGCAAGGCGGCGCTCAAGCACCTGACGAAGCAGCAGGCGGTCGAGCTCGCGCATCTCGGGATCCGCGTCAACGCGGTGGCGCCGGGCCCGGTCGATACCGCGATGGCGAAGAAGGTCCACAGCCCGGCGATCCGGGCCGACTATCACGACGCCGTGCCGCTCAACCGCTACGGCCTCGAGCGCGAGATCGCCGACGCCATCGTGTACCTGTGCGGACCGCGGGCGAGCTACGTCACCGGCCAGACGCTCGCGGTGGATGGCGGCTTCGACGCCGCCGGCATCGGCTTGCCGACCCTGCGGCGGGATCTGGACGCCGCCGGCCGCTGA
- a CDS encoding cupin domain-containing protein, producing MADGDPATARRGRFDIGAIAAALPESATTMLVDTYLTDRPAASARVFRVYRPTPAHYHEGCDEYLYVLSGRGTFWIGEPSDEAEFGPGQLLFFERGVVHALPTLTEEPVVFLSVDTPRRAPTDVIFVDPATGSPASFMARNAEPDPAGGPDPA from the coding sequence ATGGCCGACGGGGATCCGGCGACGGCGCGACGCGGGCGCTTCGACATCGGGGCGATCGCGGCGGCGCTGCCCGAGAGCGCGACCACGATGCTGGTCGACACCTACCTGACCGACCGGCCGGCGGCGAGCGCCCGGGTCTTCCGGGTCTACCGCCCGACGCCGGCCCATTACCACGAGGGCTGCGACGAGTACCTCTACGTGCTCTCCGGCCGGGGCACGTTCTGGATCGGCGAGCCTTCCGACGAGGCGGAGTTCGGTCCCGGCCAGCTCCTGTTCTTCGAGCGCGGCGTCGTCCACGCCCTGCCGACGCTCACCGAGGAGCCGGTGGTGTTCCTCTCCGTCGACACGCCGCGGCGCGCGCCGACCGACGTGATCTTCGTCGATCCGGCGACCGGCTCGCCCGCGAGCTTCATGGCCCGCAACGCCGAGCCCGATCCGGCCGGCGGCCCCGATCCGGCTTGA
- a CDS encoding copper chaperone PCu(A)C, producing the protein MFLGCVPALAGDIDVLHASVAPTEKVGSDVPLHLTVMNRAPEADSLVRFRCPFANFSERVTVDKGGEGPPSKRPVQTIPVKASGETALTPEGMHVMLLQTRQPLAAGDRFTCQASFRKAGALEVPVEVRASN; encoded by the coding sequence TTGTTTCTCGGCTGTGTCCCGGCGCTCGCCGGCGACATCGACGTCCTGCACGCCTCCGTCGCTCCGACCGAGAAGGTCGGTTCCGACGTCCCGCTCCACCTGACGGTGATGAACCGCGCCCCCGAGGCCGATTCGCTCGTGCGCTTCCGCTGCCCCTTCGCGAATTTCAGCGAGCGGGTCACGGTGGACAAGGGCGGCGAGGGCCCGCCCTCGAAGCGCCCGGTCCAGACCATTCCCGTCAAGGCCTCGGGCGAGACCGCGCTGACCCCGGAGGGCATGCACGTGATGCTGCTTCAGACCCGCCAGCCCCTGGCCGCGGGCGACCGCTTCACCTGCCAGGCGAGCTTCCGCAAGGCCGGCGCCCTGGAGGTGCCGGTCGAGGTCCGCGCCTCGAACTAG
- a CDS encoding PQQ-dependent dehydrogenase, methanol/ethanol family, with translation MTQSRTARRILAATSLAALAAGALSALPALAADGGVTQERLLNADKEEGNWIQHHKNYAGHRYSTLNQINKGNVKNLKVAWTLALGGIEGGGIWSHGGLEGTPIVENGMMYVTDGWGSVYKIDTRGGEGKLLWKMDPKTDREWAGAVACCGVNNRGVALWGDLVVSHTLDGRLIATNKETGQVAWQRQVADPDKGETITGAPLIVKGLAISGVGGAEYGIRGWIAATDLKTEKETWRTHTIPGKGEPGYETWKGNNNAAVSGGGSTWVTGTYDPDTDTIVWGTGNPGPDWDNAYRPGDNLYTDSTLALDATTGKIKWHFQHTPNDPYDYDSVSENLLVDVGGRKLAIEADRNGHAYAVDRTNGQFVWATPFVKKVTWTKGINPDTGKPFEYDPNKDVQRYNPAATPSAENKNADFCPGNMGGKNWPPTAYNPNLQYWYIPVIESCNRVTHEAMTQANLKPREFFTGGGPTNPFRITGSVTAIDVKTGKVAGKHETQFPLLGGMLATPDLVFTGEPGGGVMAMDAKSLEKLWEFRTGGGVNAPPMTFTVDGKQYMAILVGLGGAWDKWFIDSTPELKNIQTGSMLYVFAL, from the coding sequence ATGACGCAGTCCCGCACCGCCCGGCGCATCCTCGCCGCGACCTCGCTCGCCGCCCTCGCGGCCGGCGCCCTGTCCGCCCTTCCGGCGCTCGCCGCCGATGGCGGCGTCACGCAGGAGCGCCTGCTGAACGCCGACAAGGAGGAGGGCAACTGGATCCAGCACCACAAGAACTACGCCGGCCACCGCTACTCGACGCTGAACCAGATCAACAAGGGCAACGTCAAGAATCTCAAGGTCGCCTGGACCCTCGCCCTCGGCGGCATCGAGGGCGGCGGCATCTGGAGCCATGGCGGGCTCGAGGGCACGCCGATCGTCGAGAACGGCATGATGTACGTCACCGACGGGTGGGGCTCGGTCTACAAGATCGACACCCGCGGCGGCGAGGGCAAGCTCCTCTGGAAGATGGACCCGAAGACCGACCGCGAATGGGCCGGCGCGGTCGCGTGCTGCGGCGTCAACAACCGCGGCGTCGCGCTCTGGGGCGACCTCGTGGTCAGCCACACCCTCGACGGGCGCCTGATCGCCACCAACAAGGAGACCGGCCAGGTCGCCTGGCAGCGCCAGGTCGCCGATCCCGACAAGGGCGAGACCATCACCGGCGCGCCGCTCATCGTGAAGGGCCTGGCGATCTCCGGCGTCGGCGGCGCCGAGTACGGCATCCGCGGCTGGATCGCCGCCACCGACCTGAAGACCGAGAAGGAGACTTGGCGCACCCACACCATCCCGGGGAAGGGCGAGCCCGGCTACGAGACCTGGAAGGGCAACAACAACGCCGCGGTGAGCGGCGGCGGCTCGACCTGGGTCACCGGCACCTACGACCCCGACACCGACACGATCGTGTGGGGCACCGGCAATCCGGGCCCGGACTGGGACAACGCCTACCGCCCGGGCGACAACCTCTACACCGACTCGACGCTCGCCCTCGACGCGACGACCGGCAAGATCAAGTGGCACTTCCAGCACACGCCGAACGACCCCTACGACTACGACAGCGTGTCGGAGAATCTCCTGGTCGATGTCGGCGGCCGCAAGCTCGCCATCGAGGCCGACCGCAACGGCCACGCCTACGCGGTCGACCGCACCAACGGCCAGTTCGTCTGGGCGACGCCGTTCGTCAAGAAGGTGACCTGGACCAAGGGCATCAACCCCGATACCGGCAAGCCGTTCGAGTACGACCCGAACAAGGACGTGCAGCGCTACAACCCGGCGGCGACCCCCTCGGCCGAGAACAAGAACGCCGATTTCTGCCCGGGCAACATGGGCGGCAAGAACTGGCCGCCGACCGCCTACAACCCGAACCTGCAATACTGGTACATCCCGGTCATCGAGAGCTGCAACCGCGTCACCCACGAGGCGATGACGCAGGCGAACCTGAAACCCCGGGAGTTCTTCACCGGCGGCGGCCCGACCAACCCGTTCCGGATCACCGGCAGCGTGACGGCGATCGACGTGAAGACCGGCAAGGTCGCCGGCAAGCACGAGACCCAGTTCCCGCTGCTCGGCGGCATGCTGGCGACGCCGGACCTCGTCTTCACCGGCGAGCCCGGCGGCGGGGTGATGGCGATGGACGCCAAGAGCCTCGAGAAGCTGTGGGAGTTCCGCACCGGCGGCGGCGTCAACGCGCCTCCGATGACCTTCACGGTCGACGGCAAGCAGTACATGGCGATCCTGGTCGGCCTCGGCGGCGCCTGGGACAAGTGGTTCATCGATTCGACCCCGGAGCTGAAGAACATCCAGACCGGATCGATGCTCTACGTCTTCGCGCTCTGA
- a CDS encoding c-type cytochrome: MRMRTMVVPALLAGLALAGSPAWAQGARGAGGEGDLAVFKKACSGCHKWHGGGGGGYGGEALSLRKTQLDKDQVAEVVRCGRPGTGMPYHLRGAYDSVKCYDSLKGDMGTSMPPETAVFLRPAEIDAVAAYVVTQLKGKGEPTIEECTAFFGTTSRACDIYRKKEGTDAPAASH, from the coding sequence ATGCGGATGCGGACAATGGTGGTGCCGGCTTTGCTCGCCGGCCTCGCGCTCGCCGGCTCGCCGGCCTGGGCGCAGGGCGCCCGGGGCGCCGGGGGCGAGGGCGATCTCGCGGTGTTCAAGAAGGCCTGCTCGGGCTGCCACAAGTGGCATGGCGGCGGCGGCGGGGGTTACGGCGGCGAGGCCCTGTCGCTGCGCAAGACGCAGCTCGACAAGGACCAGGTCGCCGAGGTGGTGCGCTGCGGCCGGCCCGGGACCGGCATGCCCTATCACCTGCGCGGCGCCTACGACTCGGTGAAGTGCTACGATTCGCTGAAAGGCGACATGGGCACCAGCATGCCGCCCGAGACGGCGGTGTTCCTGCGGCCGGCGGAGATCGACGCGGTGGCCGCTTACGTCGTCACCCAGCTCAAGGGCAAGGGCGAGCCGACGATCGAGGAATGCACCGCCTTCTTCGGCACGACCTCCCGCGCCTGCGACATCTACCGCAAGAAGGAGGGCACCGATGCCCCGGCCGCTTCGCACTGA
- a CDS encoding endonuclease domain-containing protein, protein MRRSGESTGTARPRLTPDALAERVAGLGTGERLAVVGLTRDGVGEVLAGREIGRGVLLVAAEELRTARAVIDRLLDDLADLALARWPDWPGRDGSAPEVSGPWLKAAATFAAAGRPPRFRRAAPALEFAQLLQALDAGSVILVAEVDPASPARAAPVIEALEWCAGLGAACVAALPAQPPDAPPYDRILYGACAIDRVPMPAASRFIPPHSPPRSRAHPASAIERRVEAALAGDPELAGLFVGNAPVRVPGDGRQPWVDLLCREHRIVVELDGPEHQANPKFGDDRHRDYELMVAGYLVLRLTNAQVDHDLQRAVEKIRAVVRLRRPAPAGDPTR, encoded by the coding sequence GTGCGCAGGTCCGGAGAGAGCACTGGGACGGCCCGGCCGCGCCTGACGCCCGACGCGCTCGCCGAGCGCGTCGCCGGGCTCGGGACGGGCGAGCGGCTCGCGGTCGTCGGCCTGACGCGCGACGGCGTCGGCGAGGTGCTGGCGGGGCGCGAGATCGGCCGCGGGGTGCTGCTGGTCGCCGCCGAGGAGCTTCGGACCGCCCGCGCGGTGATCGACCGCCTGCTCGACGACCTCGCCGACCTGGCGCTCGCCCGCTGGCCGGACTGGCCGGGACGCGACGGATCGGCGCCCGAGGTCTCGGGCCCGTGGCTGAAGGCGGCCGCGACCTTCGCGGCGGCCGGGCGGCCGCCGCGGTTCCGCCGGGCGGCGCCGGCGCTCGAGTTCGCGCAGCTGCTGCAGGCCCTCGATGCCGGCAGCGTGATCCTGGTGGCGGAGGTCGATCCGGCCTCGCCGGCGCGGGCCGCCCCGGTGATCGAGGCGCTGGAATGGTGCGCCGGCCTCGGCGCCGCCTGCGTCGCCGCCCTGCCGGCGCAGCCGCCCGACGCCCCGCCCTACGACCGCATCCTCTACGGCGCCTGCGCGATCGACCGGGTGCCGATGCCGGCCGCGTCGCGCTTCATCCCGCCTCACTCGCCGCCTCGCTCGCGGGCCCACCCGGCGAGCGCGATCGAGCGCCGGGTCGAGGCGGCGCTGGCGGGCGACCCGGAGCTCGCCGGCCTGTTCGTCGGCAATGCGCCCGTGCGCGTGCCGGGCGACGGCCGGCAGCCGTGGGTCGACCTCCTGTGCCGGGAGCACCGCATCGTCGTCGAGCTCGACGGGCCGGAGCACCAGGCCAACCCGAAATTCGGCGACGACCGCCACCGCGACTACGAGCTGATGGTCGCCGGCTACCTCGTGCTGCGTCTCACCAACGCGCAGGTCGACCACGACCTTCAGCGCGCGGTCGAGAAGATCCGCGCCGTCGTCCGGCTGCGCCGCCCCGCCCCCGCTGGAGACCCGACCCGATGA